Proteins from a single region of Lujinxingia litoralis:
- the sppA gene encoding signal peptide peptidase SppA, producing MIVLRLRSALAATTLSLMASTAWAAAPTPSRGVPVPDSSLTTQSDGASLEVNPAGLGFLTGTELGYRFFYPSDTYDDVLGAGHGLSLAAGNGFAGIGAQVQWLRNPVLGADLGSYRKYTLAGALAVPRLLSLGVGLNTFGSRTNERLNALTTIDVGLQWRPSAHFGAGLMIRDATPAFLSEDHALPTRVGVGLALRGFDGRLVFDTELYHVRGDRLLYVEPRIMGEFYPGVRIFARGAMTVDRRQEEESRFIALSAGAEISAGTFGASVASHLSKSATDAGTDFVGMGGRVWLGSQSRRSFIAPGSRWVRLDLDESIAEQAQSELFGPSTRSFLEIMNQLDGLTQDAAVDGVILSVGNSALGYAQLWELHQAFQRLHEAGKHSVALMSSTSTAGIYAASAAREIWMLPVTPYAPTGLQAELTSYQGMLETIGVEAEFIRIGAYKSAPESFVRTHPSEEALEQTGEYVDQIYEELTSRIASRRGLETEELQEIIDHAPLLPDEALERGLIDALVYDDELNSVMRERFGSMVRVEEGYHPVRIADEEWGSRPEIAIVYIDGAIVDGGSGRSPLGGSIMTGATSVTSLLQDLRQDSNVKAVVLRVDSPGGSARASDLIYREVRALARTKPVIASMGNVAASGGYYVAAGADEIFATPNTLTGSVGIFAGKFNVERLAQRAGVTSTPVQRGARAGVFSLWRGWSDDEIDGVSETMSYLYQLFLTQAAERRPLSADELDKVARGRVWTGTAAREARLVDTLGGLLDAIRRAEDLAGLRTDQVDIVTRLAPTGLTSMMGFRAWLGAFIAGNSPRSPHRLVDALPPGALRQTLETLETRALWPLYFEQGQALMLPLYPIELR from the coding sequence ATGATCGTTTTGCGTCTTCGCTCCGCACTCGCCGCCACCACCCTGAGCCTGATGGCGTCGACCGCCTGGGCCGCCGCCCCTACCCCAAGCCGGGGCGTACCGGTACCCGATAGCTCCCTGACCACCCAATCCGACGGGGCGAGCCTGGAGGTCAACCCGGCCGGGCTGGGCTTTTTGACCGGCACGGAGCTTGGCTACCGTTTTTTCTACCCCTCGGACACCTACGACGATGTGCTCGGCGCTGGCCACGGCCTGAGTCTGGCCGCGGGCAACGGGTTCGCAGGAATCGGCGCCCAGGTGCAATGGCTGCGAAACCCAGTCCTGGGAGCTGATCTGGGGAGCTATCGCAAGTACACACTGGCAGGCGCCCTGGCGGTGCCCCGTCTGCTCAGCCTGGGGGTTGGGCTCAACACATTCGGCAGCCGCACCAACGAGCGTCTCAACGCGCTGACCACCATTGATGTTGGCCTGCAGTGGCGCCCCTCCGCGCACTTCGGAGCCGGCCTGATGATACGCGACGCCACGCCCGCCTTCCTCTCCGAAGATCACGCCCTACCTACCCGTGTCGGAGTCGGACTCGCCCTGCGCGGCTTTGACGGTCGCCTGGTCTTCGACACCGAGCTCTATCACGTTCGTGGCGACCGTCTGCTCTACGTCGAGCCACGGATCATGGGTGAGTTCTATCCAGGGGTCCGCATCTTTGCCCGCGGTGCCATGACCGTCGATCGCCGCCAGGAAGAAGAGTCGCGCTTCATCGCGCTCTCGGCCGGCGCTGAGATCAGCGCCGGCACCTTCGGCGCTTCGGTGGCCTCACATCTGAGCAAGAGCGCCACAGATGCGGGTACGGACTTCGTCGGCATGGGGGGACGGGTGTGGCTGGGCTCTCAGAGCCGTCGCTCCTTCATCGCTCCGGGCAGCCGCTGGGTACGTCTGGACCTCGACGAATCCATCGCCGAGCAGGCTCAGTCCGAACTCTTCGGGCCCTCCACCCGCAGCTTTCTAGAGATCATGAACCAGCTCGACGGCCTGACTCAGGATGCCGCCGTCGATGGCGTCATCCTGAGCGTGGGGAACTCCGCTTTGGGTTACGCCCAACTCTGGGAGCTGCACCAGGCCTTCCAACGCCTCCACGAAGCCGGCAAGCACAGCGTAGCGCTGATGAGCTCCACATCCACCGCCGGGATCTATGCAGCCTCCGCGGCCCGCGAGATCTGGATGCTTCCGGTCACGCCCTACGCCCCGACCGGGCTGCAGGCCGAGTTGACCAGCTACCAGGGGATGCTCGAAACGATCGGCGTCGAGGCCGAGTTTATCCGCATTGGCGCCTACAAATCGGCGCCCGAGAGCTTCGTCCGAACACACCCCTCCGAAGAAGCGCTGGAACAGACCGGCGAGTATGTCGATCAGATCTATGAGGAGCTGACCTCGCGCATTGCGAGCCGCAGGGGCCTGGAGACCGAGGAGCTTCAAGAGATCATCGATCACGCCCCGCTCCTGCCCGATGAGGCCCTGGAACGAGGGCTGATCGATGCGCTCGTCTATGACGACGAGCTCAACTCGGTGATGCGGGAGCGCTTTGGCTCCATGGTCCGCGTCGAAGAAGGGTATCACCCGGTCCGCATCGCGGACGAAGAATGGGGAAGCCGTCCCGAGATCGCGATTGTCTACATTGACGGCGCCATCGTCGACGGCGGCTCGGGACGCTCCCCGCTGGGCGGCAGCATCATGACCGGCGCGACCAGCGTGACCAGCCTCCTTCAGGACCTTCGCCAGGACTCCAACGTCAAAGCCGTGGTGCTGCGCGTGGATAGCCCGGGCGGCAGTGCTCGGGCCAGTGACCTGATCTATCGCGAGGTACGAGCCCTCGCGCGTACCAAGCCCGTGATCGCCTCCATGGGCAACGTCGCCGCCAGCGGTGGGTACTACGTGGCAGCGGGCGCCGACGAAATCTTCGCCACCCCCAACACATTGACCGGTTCGGTGGGCATCTTTGCCGGCAAGTTCAACGTCGAACGCCTCGCTCAGCGCGCCGGGGTGACCTCGACTCCGGTGCAACGCGGTGCCCGCGCCGGGGTCTTCTCCCTGTGGCGCGGCTGGAGTGACGACGAAATCGACGGCGTCTCCGAAACGATGAGCTACCTCTACCAGCTCTTCTTAACCCAGGCCGCTGAACGCCGCCCGCTCAGCGCCGACGAGCTCGACAAGGTCGCGCGCGGACGTGTATGGACCGGCACGGCCGCCCGTGAAGCCCGACTCGTGGACACCCTCGGTGGCCTGCTCGACGCGATTCGTCGCGCCGAAGACCTGGCCGGACTTCGCACCGACCAGGTCGATATCGTCACCCGACTCGCACCGACCGGCCTGACTTCCATGATGGGTTTCCGAGCCTGGCTCGGCGCCTTCATCGCCGGAAACAGCCCCCGGTCGCCGCATCGCCTGGTTGACGCCCTTCCCCCGGGCGCGCTGCGTCAAACCCTGGAAACTCTGGAAACCCGCGCACTCTGGCCCCTCTATTTCGAGCAGGGACAGGCGCTGATGCTGCCCCTCTACCCCATTGAGTTACGCTGA
- a CDS encoding NADP-dependent malic enzyme: MTVNSKHNGPIRRKDALDYHEFPRPGKIEVLPTKPLSTQRDLGLAYSPGVAEPCREIAADPQAAFRYTNRKNLVGIITNGTATLGLGDIGALASKPVMEGKAVLFKVLANIDAFDIELDERDPEAFARCVKALEPTFGGINLEDIAAPHCFEIEETLREALDIPVFHDDQHGTAIITGAALINALALQNKDIDDIKVVFVGAGAGAVACARLYESLGVRHENITMVDIHGIIYQGRDIEMDRYKGYFAQDTDKRTLSQALEGADVFVGLSAGGIVSGEMVKSMAPRPIIFALANPDPEIAYPDVMAVRDDVVMATGRSDYPNQVNNVLGFPFIFRGALDVGARRITESMKLAAVHALAALAREEVPEVVSEAYDQSHIRFGPDYIIPKPFDPRVLLRVAPAIAEAAMAEGVAREELHLPTYVEELERLQGVSKGLMRRLINVARRDPKRIVFPEGSEDKIIKAAQILVDEGIASPILLGDVEQIEARARALDIDLTGIELLDNERDPRFEDLAQVYYRMRQRKGVTIADARNHLRSPEPYAMMLVHEGLADGVVSGVTRPYRESLKPALQIIGVNHKQSRVAGMHVVVSRRGVKLFADTTVNIDPDAETLAGIAIATADTARMFDLEPRVAMLSYTNFGASRHPHATRVAEATRLVKERRPDLNIDGEMQLEFATDPDLRDEKFAFSTLEGDANVLIFPDLNASNIGYKLLHQLGGAEVIGPILLGMRRPVNVLQLACSVPSIVHLTVITCLHAQQLEREQAAT; this comes from the coding sequence ATGACCGTCAACTCCAAGCACAACGGCCCCATCCGCCGCAAAGACGCCCTCGACTATCACGAGTTTCCCAGACCCGGAAAAATCGAGGTTCTGCCGACTAAGCCCCTCTCCACCCAGCGCGACCTCGGACTGGCCTACAGCCCGGGCGTCGCCGAGCCCTGCCGTGAAATCGCCGCCGATCCGCAGGCGGCCTTCCGCTACACCAACCGCAAAAACCTGGTGGGCATCATCACCAACGGCACCGCCACCCTGGGGCTGGGAGATATCGGCGCGCTGGCCTCCAAACCTGTCATGGAGGGCAAAGCCGTACTCTTTAAAGTGCTCGCCAATATCGACGCCTTCGACATCGAACTCGACGAACGCGACCCGGAGGCCTTCGCCCGCTGCGTCAAAGCACTGGAGCCGACCTTCGGGGGCATCAACCTCGAAGATATCGCCGCCCCCCATTGCTTCGAGATCGAAGAAACCCTGCGCGAGGCGCTCGACATCCCGGTCTTTCATGACGATCAGCACGGCACGGCGATCATCACCGGCGCCGCCCTGATCAACGCCCTGGCGCTCCAAAATAAAGACATCGACGACATCAAGGTGGTCTTCGTGGGCGCCGGTGCCGGCGCCGTGGCCTGCGCGCGCCTCTACGAGTCCCTGGGCGTCCGTCACGAAAACATCACCATGGTCGACATTCACGGCATCATCTACCAGGGCCGTGACATCGAGATGGACCGCTACAAGGGCTATTTCGCCCAGGACACCGACAAACGCACTCTCTCACAGGCCCTGGAAGGCGCCGACGTGTTCGTCGGTCTCTCCGCCGGCGGCATCGTCTCCGGGGAGATGGTCAAGTCGATGGCCCCGCGCCCCATCATCTTCGCGCTGGCCAACCCCGATCCCGAAATCGCCTACCCCGATGTCATGGCGGTCCGCGACGACGTTGTCATGGCCACCGGACGCAGCGACTACCCCAACCAGGTCAACAACGTCCTGGGCTTTCCCTTCATCTTCCGCGGAGCCCTCGACGTGGGCGCCCGGCGCATCACCGAGTCCATGAAACTCGCGGCCGTCCACGCCCTGGCCGCGCTGGCCCGTGAAGAAGTTCCGGAAGTCGTCTCCGAAGCCTACGACCAGAGTCATATTCGCTTTGGCCCCGACTACATCATCCCCAAACCCTTTGACCCACGAGTCCTCCTGCGCGTGGCTCCGGCCATCGCCGAGGCCGCCATGGCCGAAGGCGTCGCCCGTGAAGAACTTCACCTGCCGACCTACGTCGAAGAGTTGGAGCGCCTCCAGGGCGTCTCCAAGGGCCTGATGCGTCGTCTGATCAACGTCGCCCGCCGTGATCCCAAACGCATCGTCTTTCCCGAAGGCTCCGAGGACAAAATCATTAAGGCGGCCCAGATCCTGGTCGATGAGGGCATCGCCTCTCCCATTCTCCTGGGAGACGTGGAGCAGATCGAGGCCCGCGCCCGCGCTCTTGATATCGATCTCACCGGCATTGAGCTCCTCGACAACGAGCGTGACCCACGCTTCGAAGACCTCGCCCAGGTCTACTATCGCATGCGCCAGCGCAAAGGCGTGACCATCGCCGACGCCCGCAACCACCTGCGTAGCCCGGAGCCCTACGCGATGATGCTGGTCCATGAGGGACTGGCAGACGGCGTCGTCTCCGGGGTGACGCGCCCCTATCGCGAGTCCCTCAAACCCGCGCTGCAGATCATCGGGGTCAACCACAAGCAGAGTCGTGTGGCCGGCATGCACGTGGTCGTCTCCCGGCGGGGCGTCAAACTCTTCGCCGACACCACCGTCAACATCGACCCCGACGCCGAGACCCTCGCCGGCATCGCCATAGCCACCGCGGATACCGCCCGTATGTTCGATCTGGAGCCGCGGGTGGCGATGCTCAGCTACACCAACTTCGGCGCCAGCCGCCACCCCCACGCCACACGCGTGGCCGAGGCTACGCGTCTGGTCAAAGAGCGCCGCCCCGATCTGAACATCGACGGTGAAATGCAGCTGGAGTTCGCCACCGATCCAGACCTGCGCGACGAAAAATTCGCCTTCTCCACACTGGAGGGTGACGCCAATGTCCTGATCTTCCCCGATCTCAACGCCAGTAACATTGGCTACAAACTGCTCCACCAGCTGGGCGGTGCCGAGGTCATCGGTCCTATCCTGTTGGGGATGCGCAGACCCGTAAACGTGCTGCAGCTTGCCTGCTCGGTCCCCTCCATCGTGCATCTGACCGTGATCACTTGCCTGCATGCCCAGCAGCTGGAGCGGGAGCAGGCCGCGACCTGA
- a CDS encoding DUF1963 domain-containing protein yields the protein MSSTSTIPPEFFKAGRTAFRPVIEEGDGPLLSSKFSGRPWLAVNERWPCCPNCQRPMQLFVQLYLPELPTPERERLGDTGLLQLFYCTSSEPLCEVECEAYGPFAKSVVARFIEAPTEEANTTAAGPKEPFAARRIAGWDALPQDLPNWEESDELGFELSDDAYEELDELGAPYSRDKLGGWPFWVQGMEYPDCPRCQTRMAMVMQIDSEDSLPYMFGDMGVGHLTRCPNHPDVLAFAWACY from the coding sequence ATGAGTTCGACCTCTACCATTCCTCCCGAGTTTTTTAAGGCGGGCCGCACCGCGTTTCGCCCGGTGATTGAGGAGGGCGACGGGCCCTTGCTCTCCAGTAAATTTTCGGGACGGCCCTGGTTGGCCGTGAATGAACGCTGGCCCTGCTGCCCCAATTGTCAGCGGCCGATGCAGCTGTTTGTGCAGCTCTATCTTCCCGAGCTTCCGACCCCGGAGCGGGAGCGCCTGGGCGATACGGGCCTGCTGCAGCTTTTCTACTGCACGAGCTCCGAGCCGCTCTGCGAGGTGGAGTGCGAGGCGTATGGCCCCTTTGCAAAGAGCGTGGTGGCAAGGTTCATCGAAGCGCCCACGGAGGAGGCAAACACCACAGCCGCCGGTCCCAAGGAGCCCTTTGCGGCCAGGCGCATTGCCGGCTGGGACGCTCTCCCACAAGATCTGCCGAACTGGGAGGAGTCCGACGAGCTGGGGTTTGAGTTGAGCGATGACGCGTATGAAGAGCTTGATGAGCTCGGGGCTCCCTATTCGCGAGATAAGCTCGGTGGATGGCCCTTTTGGGTGCAGGGGATGGAGTATCCGGATTGTCCGCGTTGCCAGACGCGGATGGCGATGGTGATGCAGATCGACTCCGAAGATTCGCTTCCCTATATGTTTGGCGATATGGGAGTGGGGCATCTGACGCGCTGTCCCAACCACCCCGACGTGCTGGCCTTTGCCTGGGCGTGTTACTGA
- a CDS encoding DPP IV N-terminal domain-containing protein produces the protein MRRQWSNTRGLRSPRALAALAWLGLSGLAFSATAQESEASAEPANGNLSGIEIEVSGEARRTLLPMAVPDTLARGGADPELARQVAQTLRRNLDLSGYFRVLPVDSFYFDTHTEGLAAADISFSNWMNVGAQGLIKSSVRAEGDQIALDLRLFSVDQGRQVSLSWSATTVSPDEVQAQVNAFINAVIAHYTGEPGFFGSRIAYARRDRSGAKHVYVMNIDGSGVQRITRNNAINLLPSFGPGGAVYYTSYQDQNPDLWVWRNGRVSKLSSRSGQNSGAAYCGGKLALTLSLGGDNTDVYLINPDDGAVVQRLTDHWAIDVSPTWSPDCSRIAFVSGRSGGAHIYLMNADGSEQRRLTFQGTYNTTPEWSPRGDRIVFSGRDERNRYDIFAVDLQGNIERLTQDQGNNFEPSYSPDGRYILFTSDRGGRGKRLWLMSADGMVQKLLTEEGSGYEEAAWER, from the coding sequence ATGCGTAGACAATGGAGTAACACGCGTGGCCTGAGATCTCCCCGAGCGCTTGCAGCGTTGGCCTGGTTGGGGCTCTCGGGCCTGGCGTTCTCGGCGACCGCTCAGGAGAGTGAGGCCTCCGCGGAGCCCGCCAATGGCAACCTCTCTGGAATCGAGATCGAGGTCAGCGGGGAGGCTCGCCGCACGCTCTTGCCGATGGCCGTGCCCGACACGCTGGCGAGGGGAGGGGCCGATCCGGAGTTGGCTCGACAGGTTGCACAGACCTTGCGCCGCAACCTCGACCTCTCGGGCTACTTCCGTGTGTTGCCGGTCGATAGCTTCTACTTTGATACCCACACCGAGGGGCTGGCCGCCGCGGATATCAGTTTTTCCAACTGGATGAACGTCGGGGCCCAGGGGCTCATCAAGAGTTCGGTCCGGGCCGAGGGCGACCAGATTGCGCTGGATCTGCGTCTTTTCTCGGTCGACCAGGGGCGCCAGGTCTCGCTGAGTTGGTCGGCCACCACGGTGAGCCCGGATGAGGTGCAGGCGCAGGTCAACGCATTTATTAATGCGGTCATCGCTCACTACACCGGCGAGCCGGGCTTCTTTGGGTCGCGCATCGCGTATGCGCGCCGGGATCGCTCGGGGGCCAAGCATGTGTATGTGATGAATATTGATGGCAGTGGTGTGCAGCGGATCACCCGCAACAACGCCATCAATCTCTTGCCTTCGTTTGGGCCTGGCGGGGCGGTCTATTACACCAGCTATCAGGATCAGAACCCCGACCTGTGGGTCTGGCGCAACGGCCGGGTCTCGAAGCTCTCCAGCCGCAGCGGCCAGAACAGCGGCGCGGCCTATTGTGGAGGAAAGCTCGCGCTGACCCTCTCGCTGGGCGGTGACAACACCGATGTGTACCTCATCAACCCGGATGACGGTGCGGTCGTTCAGCGCCTGACCGATCACTGGGCCATTGATGTCTCTCCGACCTGGAGCCCTGATTGCAGCCGCATCGCGTTTGTTTCGGGGCGTTCGGGCGGAGCGCATATCTATCTGATGAACGCGGACGGGAGTGAGCAGCGGCGGTTGACCTTCCAGGGCACGTACAACACGACTCCAGAGTGGTCCCCGCGCGGCGATCGGATCGTGTTCAGCGGTCGGGATGAACGCAATCGTTACGATATCTTTGCCGTGGATCTTCAAGGAAATATTGAGCGTCTGACGCAGGACCAGGGCAACAATTTTGAGCCGAGCTACAGCCCTGACGGTCGGTACATCCTGTTTACCAGTGACCGTGGGGGGCGGGGTAAGCGGCTGTGGTTAATGAGCGCCGATGGCATGGTGCAGAAGCTCTTGACCGAAGAGGGCTCGGGATATGAGGAGGCGGCATGGGAGCGATGA
- a CDS encoding DUF4105 domain-containing protein, whose protein sequence is MRVAVALLMVPAAVVVLGVLTYGGGQGGELSPMRLGMGLAVGCALVAWPVLLGVRRGGLLSLLVLTLAGLFLGAQRPSHERDWQQNVSRLPRATVEGRDVTLHNVRDFRYDAEGEVLQARWYDATYNLDEIERAYFVLTTFGGVPGVAHVMVSFEFADERFVVLSAEARREEEERYDPLGGMFRQYELFYVVADERDALGLRTQTHKDPTWVIPMNAGPEKTAEFFVNMVERLEHLAGEPQWYHTVLNSCSSNLATHYERINQVSLPPDYRVLLPGFSEELIAELDLLPEGMTPEQARERFQINAVAESAPLNESFSWVIRGRASSP, encoded by the coding sequence ATGCGCGTAGCGGTCGCGCTCTTGATGGTTCCGGCGGCCGTTGTGGTGCTGGGCGTGTTGACCTACGGCGGCGGGCAGGGCGGGGAGCTTAGCCCCATGCGCCTGGGCATGGGGCTTGCGGTGGGCTGCGCGCTGGTTGCCTGGCCTGTCCTGCTGGGCGTGCGCCGAGGCGGGCTTTTGAGTCTGCTGGTGCTGACGCTCGCCGGGCTTTTTCTGGGGGCACAGCGGCCCTCTCATGAGCGGGACTGGCAGCAAAATGTCTCCAGACTGCCCCGCGCTACGGTGGAGGGACGCGATGTCACGCTGCATAACGTGCGCGACTTTCGCTACGACGCCGAGGGGGAGGTGCTCCAGGCCCGCTGGTACGATGCGACCTACAACCTTGATGAGATCGAGCGAGCCTACTTTGTGCTTACCACCTTTGGCGGTGTGCCCGGGGTGGCGCATGTGATGGTTAGCTTTGAGTTCGCCGACGAGCGCTTCGTGGTGCTCTCGGCCGAGGCGCGGCGAGAGGAAGAGGAGCGCTACGACCCGCTGGGAGGGATGTTTCGGCAGTATGAGCTCTTTTATGTGGTCGCCGATGAGCGTGACGCGCTGGGGTTGCGGACCCAGACGCATAAGGACCCGACCTGGGTCATTCCCATGAACGCGGGCCCCGAGAAGACCGCGGAGTTTTTTGTCAACATGGTCGAGCGCCTGGAGCACCTGGCCGGGGAGCCGCAGTGGTATCATACGGTGTTGAACTCGTGTTCATCGAACCTGGCCACGCATTATGAGCGCATCAACCAGGTGAGCCTGCCGCCGGACTACCGGGTGCTCTTGCCCGGGTTCAGCGAAGAGCTCATTGCGGAGCTCGATCTGCTTCCCGAAGGAATGACACCGGAGCAGGCGCGAGAGCGTTTTCAGATCAACGCGGTGGCGGAGTCGGCTCCCCTCAATGAGAGTTTCTCGTGGGTGATTCGCGGTCGGGCTTCGAGTCCCTGA
- a CDS encoding alpha/beta hydrolase: MKRTLWLMMAMGVTVLGMLLGLQSRLIFYPERLPADFDFELQPGAEERIIETADGQRISALHYRAPAPSGVVLYFHGNAGSLRSWKAVAADIVPLGYDVFIVDYRGFGKSSGRITEAGLYEDGRAAYGALLALGYAGEDVILYGRSIGSGVATQLATEVSARALVLESPFTRLLDVAREQMPWALPQLTLRFHFNNAEKLAGVELPVLLLHGSRDELIGPHHSRALAGVLEERANLVIVEGGGHNDLPEFERYGQALHAFLSGLSAAKRSGASPL, encoded by the coding sequence GTGAAGAGGACGCTGTGGTTGATGATGGCGATGGGGGTGACGGTGCTGGGGATGCTTCTGGGACTTCAGAGTCGTTTGATCTTTTACCCGGAGAGGCTGCCTGCGGACTTTGATTTCGAGCTGCAGCCCGGGGCTGAGGAGAGGATCATTGAGACGGCCGACGGTCAGCGGATAAGCGCGTTGCATTACCGCGCTCCGGCGCCGAGTGGGGTCGTGCTCTACTTTCACGGCAATGCCGGCAGCCTGCGGTCGTGGAAAGCGGTCGCCGCGGATATCGTGCCCCTGGGCTACGACGTGTTCATCGTGGATTACCGCGGGTTTGGAAAAAGCAGCGGACGCATCACCGAGGCAGGGCTCTACGAGGACGGCCGGGCCGCCTACGGGGCGTTGCTGGCGTTGGGTTACGCCGGGGAGGACGTGATCCTCTACGGGCGGAGCATCGGCAGCGGTGTGGCCACGCAGCTGGCCACCGAAGTCTCGGCCCGGGCGCTGGTGCTGGAGTCGCCCTTTACGCGGCTGCTCGATGTGGCGCGCGAGCAGATGCCCTGGGCGCTGCCACAGCTGACGCTGCGCTTTCACTTTAATAACGCCGAGAAGTTGGCCGGGGTGGAGCTGCCGGTGCTCCTGCTCCACGGTAGTCGGGACGAGCTTATCGGCCCGCATCACAGCCGGGCGCTGGCCGGGGTGTTGGAGGAGCGCGCTAACCTGGTGATCGTGGAGGGAGGAGGTCATAACGACCTCCCGGAGTTCGAGAGGTACGGCCAGGCGCTGCACGCGTTTCTGAGCGGTCTTAGTGCGGCGAAGCGCTCGGGCGCGTCGCCGCTCTGA
- a CDS encoding OmpA family protein — protein MGAMKSLGRVSVVAALLVGLTGCPKPPQEALDAAEAAVLAAEGRKDCAGEKFAAAEALLAEARAHVEAEEFEAAERKARAAERLAREAQQQADETWEDCQRRLEAARRAAEGGSSSVEETREEREPQEELKLTTVYFPYNSAEISEASRQALETNLGWLRQNPDVVVLLEGHTDDRGTSEFNVALGERRARFVRDFMIQRGVDGERLRTLSYGEEKPVAFGQSEGDFSRNRRVEFIPR, from the coding sequence ATGGGAGCGATGAAGTCTTTGGGGCGTGTGTCCGTGGTGGCCGCGCTGCTTGTCGGGCTGACGGGCTGTCCTAAGCCTCCGCAGGAAGCGTTGGATGCGGCCGAAGCTGCGGTGCTGGCTGCCGAGGGGCGTAAAGATTGTGCGGGTGAGAAGTTTGCGGCAGCCGAGGCGCTTTTGGCCGAGGCCCGAGCCCATGTGGAGGCCGAGGAGTTCGAGGCGGCGGAGCGAAAAGCCCGGGCCGCCGAGCGTCTGGCACGGGAGGCCCAGCAGCAGGCCGACGAGACCTGGGAGGATTGCCAGCGTCGACTCGAAGCGGCGCGGCGAGCCGCCGAAGGAGGTAGCTCGTCGGTGGAGGAGACGAGGGAGGAGCGCGAGCCTCAAGAGGAGCTTAAGCTGACCACGGTCTATTTCCCTTATAACAGCGCGGAGATCTCTGAGGCTTCGCGTCAGGCGTTGGAGACGAACCTGGGCTGGTTGCGTCAGAACCCCGATGTGGTCGTGTTGCTGGAAGGGCATACCGATGATCGCGGCACCTCGGAGTTCAATGTGGCCCTGGGGGAGCGGCGCGCGCGCTTCGTGCGTGACTTCATGATTCAGCGTGGGGTGGATGGCGAGCGACTGCGTACGCTCTCCTATGGCGAAGAGAAACCGGTGGCGTTCGGGCAGTCCGAAGGGGATTTCTCCCGCAACCGCCGCGTGGAGTTCATTCCGCGATGA
- a CDS encoding tRNA-(ms[2]io[6]A)-hydroxylase → MNAPAPLSRQMLNLAEPTDDGWFDRVRDHLDTILIDHAHLEKRAASTALSMIFRYTGRAGLARQLSAVVQEEMDHFSRMLDVLETRGVELIRLEPAPYASRLVKAVRPQEPYTFMDKLLVAGLIEARSCERFAILSENVEDPELAAFYRELFETEAMHYTLYTNLARDHFSKEEVKERLLELAKIEVEALRAGGSIPRLHSF, encoded by the coding sequence ATGAATGCCCCTGCCCCACTCTCTCGCCAGATGCTCAACCTGGCCGAGCCTACCGATGATGGCTGGTTTGATCGCGTACGCGACCACCTCGACACCATCCTCATCGACCATGCCCACCTTGAAAAACGCGCGGCGTCGACCGCGCTGAGCATGATCTTTCGCTACACTGGCCGCGCGGGCCTGGCACGCCAGCTCAGCGCCGTGGTCCAGGAAGAGATGGACCACTTCTCGCGCATGCTCGACGTTCTGGAAACCCGGGGCGTGGAGCTCATTCGCCTGGAGCCCGCTCCTTACGCCTCCAGGCTCGTCAAGGCCGTCCGCCCCCAGGAGCCCTACACCTTCATGGATAAACTCCTGGTCGCCGGGCTGATCGAGGCGCGCAGCTGCGAGCGCTTTGCCATCTTAAGTGAAAACGTCGAGGACCCGGAGTTGGCCGCATTCTACCGCGAACTCTTCGAAACTGAGGCGATGCACTACACGCTCTACACCAACCTGGCCCGGGATCATTTTTCAAAGGAAGAGGTCAAGGAACGGCTGCTGGAGTTGGCAAAAATCGAGGTCGAGGCCCTGCGTGCCGGCGGCAGCATCCCCCGGCTGCACTCGTTCTAA